From the genome of Ktedonobacterales bacterium:
GATTTCGATCACTGATAAATGCAACTTCCGCTGCACCTATTGCATGCCTGCCGAGGGGCTGCCGTGGCTCAAGAAGCAGGAAATCCTCTCTTACGAAGAGATCACACGCGTGGCGCGCATCGCGGCTTCGATTGGTATCGAGCAGATTCGCCTGACTGGCGGCGAGCCGCTGGTGCGGCGCGATGTGCCGGAGTTGATTCGCATGCTCAAGCCGATTCCAGGGCTGCGCAGCCTGAGCCTGACGACCAATGGAGTGCTGCTGAAGAAACAGGCTGCGGCGCTGGCCGAGGCCGGGCTGACGCGCATCAACGTGAGCCTGGATTCATTGGTGCGCGAAAAGTTTGCCCAGTTGACGCGGCGCGATCAGTTTGACGCTGTGATCGAGGGATTGGAAGAACTAGAGAAGTATCCCAGCATTCACCCTATCAAGATCAACGCAGTGGCGATGAAGGATTTCACGGAAGATGAGGTGCTGGACTTTGCCGTGCTGGCCCGCCGCAAGCCGTATATCGTGCGCTGGATTGAGTTTATGCCGCTGGACGCCGATCAAATCTGGCGCAAAGAAGATATTCTGACCGGAGCCGAGATTCTGGCGATTATCGAGAAGCAATATGGTCCGATGACGCGCCTCACCGATGGCGACGCTTCGGAGACGGCGCGGCGCTATCGCTTCCCCGATGGCGTTGGCGAGGTGGGCTTTATCAATCCGGTCAGCGAGCCGTTCTGCGCCTCGTGTGATCGCATCCGCATGACCGCCGAGGGCAAGCTGCGCACCTGCCTCTTCTCCACTGAAGAGACGGACCTGCGCGAGCCGCTG
Proteins encoded in this window:
- the moaA gene encoding GTP 3',8-cyclase MoaA, with the translated sequence MEPLVDSYGRRIKSMRISITDKCNFRCTYCMPAEGLPWLKKQEILSYEEITRVARIAASIGIEQIRLTGGEPLVRRDVPELIRMLKPIPGLRSLSLTTNGVLLKKQAAALAEAGLTRINVSLDSLVREKFAQLTRRDQFDAVIEGLEELEKYPSIHPIKINAVAMKDFTEDEVLDFAVLARRKPYIVRWIEFMPLDADQIWRKEDILTGAEILAIIEKQYGPMTRLTDGDASETARRYRFPDGVGEVGFINPVSEPFCASCDRIRMTAEGKLRTCLFSTEETDLREPLRSDASDEVIEEVIRRAVWNKELKHYIGDKRFRRANRSMSMIGG